From the genome of Halobacterium sp. R2-5:
GTCGAGGAACTCCCGGATGGATTCGAGGCCGGCGGCCTGCTCGTCGCCGACGTCGCCCGTGATCTCGAAGTCGTCGCTGCCCGGGAGGTAGTCGACGACGCCGCCCTCGCTGGCCTGCTTGAGCGCCTTCTCGGCGTGCGCGCTCGTCGGTACGATGGTCAGATGTTCGTAGTCGGGGTCGTTCGTGATCTCCTCGTAGTTCGCCTGCGCCGCCGGCGTGTCCATCTTGTTCGCCGCGACGACCATCGGCTTCGTGCGCTTGCGGATCTCGCGAGCGAGCGCCATCCGGTCCTCGTCGTCCCACGTCGCGGGGTCGAGTTCGAGGCCCAGCGAGAGGATGACCTGCTTGATCTCCTCGTCGGTGGTGCGGAACGCGCTCATCTGCTCGGCGAGTTCGACTTCGAGCGCGGTCTCGCCGGCGTGCTGGCCCTCGAAGCGCTCGATTCCCTTCTCGAGGATGTCGAGGTACCACTGGTCGAGTTCGTCTTCGAGGAAGTCGATGTCCTCCCGGGGGTCGTGGCCCTCGGTCGCCTCGCCCTCCATGTCCGTCGTCCCGGAGAAGTCGACGACGTGGACGAGCACGTCCGCCTCGTTGAGGTCCGTGAGGAACTGGTTCCCGAGGCCCTTGCCCTCGTGGGCGCCCGGGATGAGCCCCGCGACGTCCACGAGCTTCGTCGGCACGAACCGCGTGCCGTCCTCGCAGTACCCCGTCGAGGGGGTGCACGTCTCGCCGAACTCCGGGGCCGCGCAGTCCACTCGCACGTACGCCTCGCCGACCGCCGGGTCGATCGTCGTGAACGGGTACGCGCCCTCCGGCACGTCGTTCATCGTCGCCGCGTTGAAGAACGTGGACTTCCCGACGCTGGGCTTGCCCACGAGCCCAATCCGATAACTCATTGGCGGACACAGTGGACCGTCGTACAAACGGGTTGCTACCCGCGCTCGGTCTGTGAGTGGCTGGCACGCCGCACGAGCGTCGAACGACCTTTCGCCCCGCAGCGCCCAGTACGGCGCATGGAAGCGCGCTCGCTCGCTGAGGCCTTCGAGTCGTTCGAGGAGACGTGGGAGCCCCGCCTGCTCGCGGAACTGAACGGCCAGCACGTGAAGGTCGCGCGGCTGGACGGCGAGTTCGTCTGGCACGCCCACGAGGACGCCGACGAGCTGTTCTACGTCGTCGACGGCGACCTCACGGTCGAGTACCGCGAGGACGACCGGGAGGACGCCGTCCACCTCGGCCCCGGCGACCTGACGGTCGCGCCGGCGGGCGTCGAGCACCGCCCGGTCGCCCACGAGGAGACGAAGGTCGTGCTGTTCGAGCCGGCTGGGACGACGAACACGGGCGACAGCGAGGACGAGGAGCTGACCGCCGACGAGCTCGAACGGCTCTAGATGCCGCCGCGGAACCGGTCTTGGAGCCCGGACTGGCTCGCCGCGTCGGTGTCGCCGACATCGAAGTCGACGTTCTCGAAGTAGTGGGGCGGCTCGCCCGTGGTCGCGTACTCGTAGAGCGCGACCTTCGCGATGCCGTTCAGCGTGGACGCGACGACGAACGCGACCACCACGAGCGGCAGGCCGACCGCGGCGGCGACGGCGAAACTGCCGGAGACGAGGAAGGCGAGGGCGGCGACCGCGACGACGCCGAGGAAGAGGACGCCGTGGACGAAGCCGAGGCCGAACTCCGCGCCGAGGGACTCGCCCCACGTGTCGCGGACGATGTCCGTGCTCCGGCCGAACACGCCCCGGATGGTCTCGTCCTCGAAGACGACCACCGGGACGACGAAGTACGTGACGACCGCCCACGACACGCTCAGCAGCGCGCCGACGACGACCGTCGCGAGGTTGTCCGACTCCTGGAGCGCGCGCACGACGAGGCCGACGACGGTGCTCAGCACCGCCCACGCGAACAGCGTGCCCTTGTGCTCCCAGGCCGCGGAGACGCCGCCGCGCACGCTCGGCTCGCGGCCCTCCATCACCTCGCGGGTCGCGAACATCAGCCCCGCGGTGAACAGCACGGCGACGAACGACGCGCCGAAGTAGCCGATTGCGAGCGCGGCGTACATCGCGGCTTCCGGCGCGTTCGCGAGCACAGCGAGCGGGACCAGCCCGAGGCCGGTGCCGAACGCCAGCAGGAAGAACGCGACGCCGCCCGCGCCCGCGAACACCGGGAACCACAGCAGGCTCGGGTGGTCGCGGAGGAGCGTGACGCTGTCACGGGCGAGCGTGATACCCGTCCAGAGGCGGCTTCGGAGGCCCATAGCCGCTCGTTGCGCGGGCACGGGCTTCAGTCCCGTCCCGCGTTCGCAGCCGCCGCGAACGGGAGCGAGGAGCGCGGACAGCGACAGCCCTTACTGCGATGACGACGACAGTAGTGGTATGAACCGCCGCGCGTTCCTCGCAGCCAGCGCCACGGGGTCGCTGGCCGCCGTGTCGGGCTGTCTCGGGCTGTTCGGCTCTTCGGCGTCGTCCGTGAACCACGTCGGCAA
Proteins encoded in this window:
- a CDS encoding DUF6159 family protein, which gives rise to MGLRSRLWTGITLARDSVTLLRDHPSLLWFPVFAGAGGVAFFLLAFGTGLGLVPLAVLANAPEAAMYAALAIGYFGASFVAVLFTAGLMFATREVMEGREPSVRGGVSAAWEHKGTLFAWAVLSTVVGLVVRALQESDNLATVVVGALLSVSWAVVTYFVVPVVVFEDETIRGVFGRSTDIVRDTWGESLGAEFGLGFVHGVLFLGVVAVAALAFLVSGSFAVAAAVGLPLVVVAFVVASTLNGIAKVALYEYATTGEPPHYFENVDFDVGDTDAASQSGLQDRFRGGI
- a CDS encoding cupin domain-containing protein; its protein translation is MEARSLAEAFESFEETWEPRLLAELNGQHVKVARLDGEFVWHAHEDADELFYVVDGDLTVEYREDDREDAVHLGPGDLTVAPAGVEHRPVAHEETKVVLFEPAGTTNTGDSEDEELTADELERL
- a CDS encoding redox-regulated ATPase YchF, translating into MSYRIGLVGKPSVGKSTFFNAATMNDVPEGAYPFTTIDPAVGEAYVRVDCAAPEFGETCTPSTGYCEDGTRFVPTKLVDVAGLIPGAHEGKGLGNQFLTDLNEADVLVHVVDFSGTTDMEGEATEGHDPREDIDFLEDELDQWYLDILEKGIERFEGQHAGETALEVELAEQMSAFRTTDEEIKQVILSLGLELDPATWDDEDRMALAREIRKRTKPMVVAANKMDTPAAQANYEEITNDPDYEHLTIVPTSAHAEKALKQASEGGVVDYLPGSDDFEITGDVGDEQAAGLESIREFLDEFGGTGVQQALETALFDELGVVPVFPGSANGLGTTDGRVLPDVFLLPAGATAEEFAYHVHSDVGDGFLHAKDCRANRQIAADHELDPRDVVEIVTTN